In Paenibacillus sp. G2S3, a single window of DNA contains:
- the mnmG gene encoding tRNA uridine-5-carboxymethylaminomethyl(34) synthesis enzyme MnmG encodes MSYDGGNYDVIVIGAGHAGCEAALASARMGCSTLMITINLDMVAFMPCNPSIGGPAKGHVVREIDALGGEMGRNIDKTFIQLRMLNTGKGPAVHALRAQADKFLYQHTMKETMEKTPNLTLRQGMVERLIVEDGRCAGVVTKTGTEYHSKTVILTTGTYLRGKVIMGELTYESGPNNQQPSVKLSENLRELGFELVRFKTGTPPRVHRDTIDFSKTEIQPGDDAPKFFSFETKSSDNEQLPCWLTYTSEVTHQIINDNLHRAPMFTGIIEGTGPRYCPSIEDKVVRFSDKSKHQIFLEPEGKNTSEYYVQGLSTSLPEDVQLAILRSIPGMEKVEMMRNGYAIEYDAMVPTQLWPSLETKRLPGLFTAGQINGTSGYEEAAGQGVMAGINAARKVQDKEPVILDRSQGYIGVLIDDLVTKGTNEPYRLLTSRAEYRLLLRHDNADLRLTPIGYDIGLITQERFDNFTDKKERVEREIARLQETKVKPVEVNHVLAQYDSAPIVDGSNLLVLMRRPELVYSFVDQVSPSPEMLDAEMKEQVEIQIKYAGYIEKQLQHVERLQKMEKKKIPDDINYNEIHGLAMEARQKLSKIRPISIGQASRIAGVTPADISILLVYLEHYNRVTAAKG; translated from the coding sequence ATGAGTTATGATGGAGGCAACTATGACGTAATCGTCATTGGCGCCGGTCATGCCGGTTGCGAGGCAGCTCTAGCGTCAGCACGGATGGGCTGCAGCACGTTGATGATCACAATTAACCTGGATATGGTTGCATTCATGCCCTGCAATCCGTCCATAGGCGGACCTGCCAAAGGACATGTAGTGCGTGAGATTGATGCGCTAGGCGGAGAAATGGGCCGTAATATAGATAAGACTTTTATTCAGCTTCGTATGCTTAACACAGGGAAGGGACCTGCTGTGCACGCATTGCGTGCACAAGCTGATAAGTTCCTGTACCAACATACAATGAAGGAAACGATGGAGAAAACACCTAATTTGACGCTTCGTCAAGGGATGGTTGAGCGTTTAATCGTTGAAGATGGACGTTGTGCGGGTGTTGTTACGAAGACAGGAACAGAATACCATAGTAAGACAGTTATCCTGACCACAGGTACTTACCTGCGTGGTAAAGTGATCATGGGTGAGCTCACATATGAGAGTGGACCTAACAATCAGCAGCCATCAGTGAAGCTATCTGAGAATTTGCGGGAGCTTGGCTTTGAATTGGTGCGTTTTAAAACCGGTACGCCACCACGTGTACATCGTGATACGATCGATTTCTCGAAGACAGAAATTCAGCCCGGCGACGATGCACCTAAATTCTTTTCGTTTGAGACGAAATCATCCGACAATGAACAGCTTCCTTGTTGGTTAACTTATACCTCTGAGGTTACTCATCAGATTATTAATGACAACCTTCATCGTGCGCCGATGTTTACGGGTATTATTGAAGGAACAGGTCCACGTTATTGCCCATCTATTGAAGATAAAGTAGTAAGATTTAGTGATAAATCTAAGCATCAGATCTTTTTAGAGCCAGAGGGAAAAAATACATCGGAATACTATGTACAAGGTCTGTCGACTAGTCTTCCTGAGGATGTACAGCTAGCGATTCTGCGTTCCATCCCTGGTATGGAAAAGGTAGAGATGATGCGTAATGGCTATGCTATTGAATATGATGCAATGGTTCCTACACAGCTATGGCCATCTCTTGAAACTAAACGTCTACCAGGTCTATTCACTGCTGGACAAATCAATGGTACTTCCGGTTATGAAGAAGCAGCTGGCCAAGGTGTAATGGCTGGAATTAATGCAGCTCGTAAAGTGCAAGACAAAGAACCCGTAATCTTAGATCGTTCACAGGGATACATTGGTGTACTCATTGATGATCTCGTGACTAAGGGCACTAATGAACCTTACCGTCTGCTTACTTCACGTGCGGAATATCGTTTGTTGCTTCGCCATGACAATGCAGATCTAAGACTTACACCTATTGGTTATGACATTGGTTTGATCACACAAGAACGTTTCGATAACTTCACGGATAAAAAAGAACGGGTGGAGCGTGAAATTGCTCGTCTGCAAGAGACAAAGGTTAAACCTGTTGAGGTAAACCATGTACTAGCGCAATATGATTCGGCACCTATTGTAGACGGCAGTAATTTGCTTGTTCTCATGCGTCGTCCGGAGCTTGTATATAGCTTCGTAGATCAAGTCTCGCCGTCACCGGAGATGCTGGATGCAGAAATGAAGGAGCAAGTGGAAATCCAAATTAAATATGCTGGATATATCGAAAAACAGCTTCAACATGTGGAGCGCCTGCAAAAGATGGAGAAGAAGAAAATTCCAGATGACATCAATTATAATGAGATTCATGGATTAGCTATGGAAGCACGGCAGAAGCTGTCCAAGATCCGTCCGATCTCTATCGGGCAGGCTTCTCGGATTGCGGGAGTCACACCAGCCGATATTTCCATTCTTCTCGTATATCTGGAGCATTACAACCGGGTAACCGCGGCGAAAGGATAA
- the mnmE gene encoding tRNA uridine-5-carboxymethylaminomethyl(34) synthesis GTPase MnmE, which produces MLSDTIAAVSTALGEGGIAIIRVSGPQAISQVAPLFRSRVPLTEAESHTVHYGHIVSPDNGEKMEEVLVTVMKGPRSFTTEDVVEISAHGGIISVRRVMDLLLQQEIRLAEPGEFTKRAFLGGRIDLSQAEAVIDLIRSKSDRAFSVALKQVSGSLSDRIHALRHTLIEMLAHIEVNIDYPEHDVESMTAEFIKDKSSEVMEGITKLLKTSNEGKILREGITTAIVGRPNVGKSSLLNALARDNKAIVTDIPGTTRDVIEEYITINNIPLKLLDTAGIRETIDVVEKIGVERSKAAVSDADLILLVLNANEELHEDELALMEQIHGRQCLVIMNKMDLPSKLDKDKLLSFFEEANIVPMSVLEEEGLDKLEDAISTLFFGGKLESGDLTYVSNVRHIALLKKAYKSLQDAYDAAEQYIPIDLIQIDVRLAWEQLGEIIGDTAADSLLDQIFSQFCLGK; this is translated from the coding sequence ATGCTTAGTGACACCATTGCTGCCGTATCGACGGCATTAGGCGAGGGAGGAATTGCTATTATTCGGGTAAGTGGCCCGCAGGCTATTTCCCAAGTGGCACCTTTGTTTCGTAGTCGAGTTCCGTTAACTGAAGCGGAATCGCATACCGTTCATTACGGACATATCGTTAGTCCGGATAACGGAGAGAAGATGGAAGAAGTACTAGTAACCGTAATGAAGGGCCCACGTTCTTTTACGACCGAGGATGTAGTAGAGATCAGTGCTCATGGTGGTATAATCTCTGTAAGAAGGGTGATGGATTTACTTCTTCAGCAGGAGATAAGGTTAGCCGAGCCAGGTGAGTTCACCAAGCGTGCTTTCTTGGGCGGACGTATTGATTTATCACAGGCTGAGGCGGTTATTGATCTCATTCGCTCCAAGTCCGATCGCGCGTTTTCTGTGGCTTTAAAGCAGGTCAGTGGATCCTTATCGGATCGAATTCATGCTTTGCGCCATACACTTATTGAGATGCTGGCTCATATCGAAGTGAATATAGATTATCCAGAGCATGATGTAGAATCCATGACGGCTGAATTTATTAAGGATAAAAGCAGTGAAGTGATGGAAGGAATCACAAAGCTTCTTAAGACATCTAATGAAGGAAAAATTCTTCGTGAGGGAATAACGACGGCTATAGTCGGTCGCCCCAACGTTGGTAAATCTTCATTACTGAATGCATTAGCACGTGATAACAAAGCGATTGTAACGGATATTCCAGGAACAACTCGTGATGTCATCGAAGAATATATAACGATAAATAACATTCCGCTTAAGCTGCTTGATACGGCGGGAATTCGTGAAACGATCGATGTAGTGGAGAAGATTGGCGTAGAACGTTCCAAGGCGGCAGTTAGTGATGCAGATCTGATTCTACTTGTGCTTAATGCTAATGAAGAGCTGCATGAGGATGAATTGGCATTGATGGAACAAATCCACGGTAGACAATGCCTAGTGATCATGAATAAAATGGACTTACCGTCCAAACTGGATAAGGATAAGTTGCTCTCATTCTTTGAGGAGGCCAACATCGTACCGATGTCCGTTCTGGAAGAGGAAGGTCTAGACAAACTTGAAGATGCCATTTCGACACTCTTTTTTGGTGGAAAGCTGGAATCGGGTGACTTGACATATGTAAGTAATGTGAGACATATTGCATTGCTTAAAAAAGCCTATAAATCACTACAGGATGCATATGATGCGGCGGAACAGTACATTCCAATTGATCTGATTCAAATCGATGTACGGCTAGCATGGGAACAGCTTGGTGAAATTATTGGTGATACAGCAGCAGACTCTTTGTTAGATCAAATATTCTCGCAATTTTGTTTAGGAAAATAG
- the jag gene encoding RNA-binding cell elongation regulator Jag/EloR yields the protein MSKVVATGKTIEEAVERGLTQLGVQKDRVTVNVLEQPSRGFLGLIGAKGAKVELTLIAEAAPASAASAPSLPQQSTRESKQEANGGVPRQDSGQPVEEAYQEAVHFIVDVAKSMGLEVEVEIVHTKESTILQISGPDLGLLIGRRGQTLDALQYLANIVANRYSDSFIRLVLDAENFRERRKKTLEELADRLAGRVIRTRKEVVLEPMSPQERKIIHSRLQDHRQVNTLSKGEEPNRRVVITLK from the coding sequence ATGAGCAAAGTCGTCGCAACAGGGAAAACCATTGAAGAAGCTGTAGAACGGGGACTAACCCAGCTTGGAGTTCAAAAGGACCGGGTAACGGTCAACGTACTTGAGCAGCCATCAAGAGGATTCCTGGGATTGATCGGTGCGAAAGGTGCCAAGGTTGAATTAACCTTGATAGCCGAAGCCGCACCGGCATCAGCGGCGAGTGCTCCGTCACTGCCTCAGCAGTCAACAAGAGAGAGCAAACAGGAGGCTAACGGCGGTGTGCCACGCCAAGATTCCGGACAACCGGTGGAGGAAGCTTACCAAGAAGCCGTTCATTTCATTGTGGATGTCGCTAAGAGCATGGGGCTCGAAGTGGAAGTCGAAATCGTCCACACCAAGGAATCCACGATTCTGCAGATATCAGGTCCAGATTTGGGACTGTTGATTGGTAGAAGAGGACAAACTCTCGATGCTCTGCAGTATTTGGCTAACATCGTAGCTAATCGTTACTCCGACAGTTTTATACGGCTTGTGCTAGATGCGGAGAACTTCCGTGAGCGGCGTAAAAAAACTCTCGAAGAGCTGGCTGATCGTTTAGCCGGTCGTGTCATTCGGACTCGTAAAGAGGTAGTACTAGAGCCGATGTCACCTCAGGAGCGGAAAATTATTCACTCCAGATTACAGGATCATCGGCAAGTGAATACCCTTAGTAAGGGCGAAGAGCCAAATCGCCGCGTCGTTATAACTTTGAAGTAA
- a CDS encoding YidC/Oxa1 family membrane protein insertase, producing the protein MSLMKTRRGKWFLLITVMVLSLAVLSGCAPSTAVTHTTEDLKNGGFWQSNVVYYFAIALDKFADWFNGEYGLAVLVMVIIVRTLILPLTIKQVKSSRAMQAIQPELQKIQKKYKDTPEKVQQETMRLFQENKVNPMAGCLPLIVQMPIFIALYNSIYYNPHLREHDFLWLQLGKPDHLFILPVLAALTTFIQTRMMTKMNPMQQQGPMQFMMMIYPVLIFVMSYNFPAALPLYWVYSNIYTIVQNYFLYRNNDKHKLAIASAVKSTDDSTAVKSKGGSKASKGAKKSK; encoded by the coding sequence GTGTCTCTAATGAAGACTAGACGGGGAAAATGGTTTCTCCTCATCACAGTGATGGTGTTGTCGTTAGCTGTTCTGTCGGGATGCGCTCCGTCAACTGCTGTTACGCACACTACGGAGGATTTAAAGAATGGAGGCTTCTGGCAAAGTAATGTAGTGTATTATTTCGCCATTGCCTTGGACAAGTTTGCTGATTGGTTTAACGGAGAATATGGTTTAGCCGTACTTGTGATGGTTATTATTGTCCGCACGCTGATTCTTCCGCTTACGATTAAACAGGTGAAGAGCTCGCGAGCAATGCAAGCCATTCAACCGGAACTCCAAAAGATCCAGAAAAAATATAAAGACACACCTGAAAAGGTGCAGCAAGAAACGATGCGTTTGTTCCAAGAGAATAAGGTTAATCCAATGGCGGGTTGTTTACCGCTGATCGTACAAATGCCTATCTTTATCGCTCTCTACAACTCGATTTACTATAACCCGCATCTACGGGAGCACGACTTCTTATGGCTGCAGCTAGGTAAGCCCGATCATCTGTTTATCTTGCCAGTGCTTGCAGCATTAACAACATTTATACAAACAAGAATGATGACTAAAATGAACCCAATGCAACAACAAGGGCCAATGCAGTTCATGATGATGATTTATCCAGTTCTGATTTTCGTTATGTCCTACAACTTCCCGGCAGCGTTGCCGCTATACTGGGTATACAGTAACATTTACACTATTGTTCAGAACTATTTCTTATATCGCAACAACGATAAACACAAATTGGCAATCGCAAGTGCTGTGAAAAGTACAGATGACTCAACTGCTGTGAAGAGTAAAGGCGGCAGTAAAGCATCGAAGGGAGCCAAAAAGTCAAAATGA
- the rnpA gene encoding ribonuclease P protein component — translation MHKKLRLRNRADFSRVYRHGKSFANHQFVVYWFGKKEVERFRVGVSVSKKVGNAVVRNRMRRLVKEIVRHHEPEIAGGLDMVFIVRKGALSMEYGELEKSVLHVLRKAKLLKASRK, via the coding sequence GTGCACAAAAAGTTACGATTACGAAACCGTGCCGACTTCAGTCGTGTATATCGCCATGGGAAGTCATTTGCGAATCATCAATTTGTAGTGTATTGGTTTGGCAAAAAAGAGGTAGAGCGATTTAGAGTTGGGGTATCGGTCAGTAAGAAGGTTGGAAACGCGGTTGTCCGTAACCGTATGAGAAGATTGGTGAAGGAAATCGTTCGTCATCATGAACCTGAAATTGCAGGTGGACTCGATATGGTGTTTATCGTAAGAAAAGGAGCGCTTTCCATGGAATACGGAGAGCTCGAAAAAAGCGTGCTCCATGTACTGCGTAAAGCCAAGCTACTCAAGGCTTCCCGCAAATAA